A window of Mobiluncus massiliensis genomic DNA:
GTTCTTGCTGGCGAACCAGGGTTTTCCGGTCACAGTGTTCGAGGCGTTCCACACCCTGGGTGGGGTGCTGAAGTACGGGATTCCCGAGTTCCGCTTGCCCAATGAGCTGGTCGACGACGTGGTGGACAAGATTCGCCTGCTGGGCGGGCGTTTCGTGACGAACTTCGTGGTGGGCAAGACCGCGACTTTAGACGACTTGAAAGCGGCCGGTTTTTGGCGCATCTTCGTCGGTACGGGCGCGGGGTTGCCGAAGTTTATGAACGTGCCCGGCGAGCACCTCAACGGGGTCATGAGCGCCAACGAGTTCCTGACCCGCGTAAACCTGATGCACGGCAACCTGCCCGACTATGACACACCCCTGCCCGAAGTCGCCGGGAAAGAAATCCTGGTGATCGGCGGAGGAAACACGGCAATGGACGCGGCACGCACCGCCCGGCGCTTGGGCGGTCACGTCACTATCGTGTACCGGCGCACGAAAGCCGAGATGCCGGCCCGTGTGGAGGAACTGCATCACGCTTTGGAAGAGGGCATTGTCGTGGCTGAGCTGCGCTCGCCCACCGAGTTTCACGAGGACGAAAACCACCATGTCGCGGGAGCCAGCGTGGGGGTGATGGAGCTGGGGGAGCCTGACGAGTCCGGGCGGCGTCGGCCTCAACCGACCGGGGAAATCCTGGAAATGGATGCTGACCTGGTGATTATGGCGCTTGGTAACAGTTCCAACCCGATTATTCGCGATTCGCAGCCTGACCTGGCAGTCCAGCAGTGGGGCGCTATCAAGGTCGGGAAAGAGGCTGCCGGCGGGGCTGGTGCTGATGGTGGTGATGGGGCTGATGGCGCTGATGGTGGTGATGGTGGTGATGGGGCCGCCGAACCCCCCTCACAAGCCACCAACCTGGAAGGAATCTACTCCGGCGGGGACGCTTCTCGCGGCGGCTCGACCGCGATTAAGGCAGCTGGAGACGGCCAAGCGGCCGCCCGCCAGATGGGGGACCTGGCCGTGCACCTGAAACCGGAGGAAGTCCGCCAGCGGGTGCAACGCGCTTTGGAATACACGCAAAGCGCCGCCTCGGCCTACCGAATCTTGGAAAAACGCCAACTGTCGGAACGGACTTGGGAAATGAAACTGCACGCCCCGGCAGTCGCCCGCGCGGTGCAGCCCGGCCAGTTCGCCCGCTTCATGACCCACGAAAAAGGCGAGCTGATTCCCCTGACCGTGGCCGATTTTGACCGGGAGCAGGGCTGGATTTCCATCGTGGTGCAAGCGGTGGGTAAATCGACCCAGATTATGTGCGCGATGGAGGTTGGTCAGGCGTTTTACGGGATTGCCGGGCCGCTGGGCTTGGCGTCAAAGATGGAACGTTTTGACCCGGCCACCCAAAGCGTGTGCTTCGTGGCTGGTGGGGTTGGGTTAGCGCCCGCCTATCCGATTGTGCGCAAACACTTGGAGCTGGGCAATCACGTGACCCTGGTGCTAGGGGCGCGCAATCGCGACCTGCTGTTCTGGACCGACCCGGACGGGGATCCGGCCGGGGATAGCCCGGAGCGTGTTGAAGTGCTGCGTCGCCAGTACCCGGATTTGCTGGATGTGGTGTTGACCTCGGACGATGGGTCGTTTGGGCGTCAGGGCGTGGTGACGTTGCCGCTGGAAGAAATGCTGCGGGACGGCCGCGGCGATGGGCGCCAGATTGCGGAAATCACCACTATCGGTCCGCCCATCATGATGAAGTTTGTCTGCCTGTTGACCGCGAAGTACGGCGTGCCCACCGTCGCGTCGCTGAACTCGATTATGGTTGACGCGACCGGGATGTGCGGAGCCTGCATGGTGCCTTTCAACGACCCGGAAACCGGCAAGCTGGTGCGCAAACACGCCTGTATCGACGGCCCTGAGCTGGACGGACACGCTATCGATTGGGACAAATTCCTGCCCCGATTCAACCAGTTTAAGGCCCAAGAAAAAGCCGCCCTCAAGTAAGGAATAACCCGCGGTTGTGGCGGGTCAGATGGCACTTCGCGTGGTTTCATGCTCGTTGCCCGTGGCAATTCTGATATTCGTGCGTTAATCCTATTAATTCGCTTCGGTGTGCCATATATGGCACACCGAGCCGTTTAAATAGGTTTTATTCCGGGTTATCCGAGGAATTTAGGGGCTGTTTGTTGTTTTGGGTGCGGGGCTCTCGCTCGGGGGCGCTCGCGAGAGGCGGAAGGGGGAGTGCCCCCTCGCGTTTTGCGCGACTATTGTCGCAAAACGCTCACCCCCCAGCCTCTCGCTGAGTCGCCCCCAACGCTCCCCGCCCCGCGAGCCTAAATTCCCGCGGACGCTATTGCGTCCCGTAAGAGTACACTGATCTCCCCGCCCGCTATGCTCCTCGCCCTGCAGTTCCGTCAGTGTTCTGGTGTCCATTTTCAGGAGTTCAGTGCCGGTCTAGTGTAAAACCTCCCTTGGTTCTTGGAGTAGTTGCACTAACGACCGATTTCAACCCAGAATCGGGGCCATCATCGACCCCCGGTTTTCTAAACCTGCAGGTAAATGCGGTTCGAGTTTCAGCAGATTGTCTCTGAGCAAAGTGAAATCGGTCATTCGTGTAAGACAGACAGAATGCAGGGGTTCGTCGCCAGGTTTGGCGGCGTCTAAATCTCGAACTCTGAGACAATCCTGGTGAATCCCGGGCGTTAATCCTATTAATTCGCTTCGGTGTGCCATTTATGGCACACCGAAGCGTTTAAATAGGTTTTATTCTGGGTAATCCGGGGAATTTAGGGGCTGTTTGTTTACGGGCATCGGGGCGCGCGTGGATTATAAGGGGAGAATAGCCGGGTAGCTGCCAATAATGGCAGCTACCCGGCTATTCTCCCCCTTTAGGCACAACCCGGCGAGTAGTCTCGGGTTCTCGCGCCTGAAATCCAGCGTCTATACTCCGGATTTTGCCGACATTTACTCGCTCGGATACGCGAGGGCGGTGGTGGAGGGGGGACCTCGAAGGAGCATATGGGTGTTCGTAGTTTTTCTTAGCGGCAAAGCCGCTTAGGAAAACAGAACGGGACCCCATTTCTGCGACTGAGAGGCATCCCCCCGAACGCCGCCAGACCTCGCGACCGGGCTCGCTCGCTGCGGGTGTTCGTAGTTTTTCTTAGCGGCTTGCCCGCTTAGAAAAACAGAACGGGAGACCACCGCGACGCAGACTTTGGCAGCGCAAGCTCGCTTGCATTGCCAAAGTCCAGGAAGCGGTACGGAAAGCGAAGCTTTCCAAGTATCTCTGCGACTGAGAGGCATCCCCCCGAACGCCGCCAAACCTCGCGTCCCAACAGTTCGTGATCGAAATCTGTGATTAAACACGGATACGTGACCATAAAGACCAGCAACCCCGATTTAATCACCAATTTGCAACACCCCCAGCCCGAACGCCGCCAGACCTCGCGCACTCACCGGGTGTAACAAAAGCGGCGGGTAACAAACATAAGTGGGCGAGAGGGGACTCCGCGTTTTTGCTGCGCAAAACCGCGTCACGCTCGCATCGTAGATGCTCGCGCTAGGGCTAAAAACGCTGGCGCGTTTTCTTAACGCCCTAGCCCTCACGGGGTTCGAGTCGCTCTGCTGACTGTATGTTTACGCATGGGCACCGCAAGGGCGCCCCTGCGTAAACAAAAGTGGGCGAGAGGGGACTCGAACCCCCACGTCAAAGACACAGGAACCTAAATCCTGCGCGTCTACCAATTCCGCCACTCGCCCGGGCGCCCCTATAGTGTAGCGGATTTCAAGCTAAATCCGTGAGCGCGATATCAGCTAGGCGCGGGGTCGGCAAAGCCTGGGGGGAATCCGGGGGAGCCGGGGTCGCCTTCTTGGCGGCAACAATCAAATCCTCCAGCGGTTTGTCGTTGCGAATCCAGCCCTCGGGCGAGGGCCAATCGGCTTGCGGACCGGGCTGATCCGAACCAGCCGCAGCCTTTGCCAACAGCGCGTTCGGCGCGAAACACCACTTGGCCCGGTCAAAATCATTCAAGCCGCGCGACTCCAAAATATCCAAAATCGGCGGCAGCATCCGCACGCAGTTCGCGTAAGCCTGGGGCGAGGAAAACTGCCAAGTCGGGTAAACCCACTTCCGGTCCAGTGTCCGAAACCCCAACAAGCGCCCGTCCCGCACCGCTTTCATAATCGCTTGGCGAGACACTCCCAGCCAGTCGCAAACGTTACCGGTCCGACAAACGGGTCCCACCAGCGTGTTGAGCGACGTCGGCGCTGCTAGGAAAGCCTGGGCAAAACGGGCCAGCCGATGCATATTTTCCCTGCTGGCATCGGCGGATGCGCGCGGCCGCGCCAAGAGCATCGTGCGGATGGTCTCTAAAAATTGTTCCTCTTCGTCGGTCAGTTCTCTCCGCACCGCTTCGCCTTTCGGTCAGAATAAGTAAACAAGTTTGTCTGATAGCGTCACTGCTACCACCAAGACTATCAAAAGCAAGATAATCGCGGTAATAAGCCAGCGCTGCGCCGCCCAAATACGGGCAAATCCGGTGTCGGGAAACAGCCATCCGAGCCGCATTAGCGCCGCCCCGAGCTGCACCCACAGGACAATCGTGCACGTCCAGACGATAAAACAGAATGGGCACAGCTTCGTGAACTCGAAAATGGACTGGTGCAGGAAAAACACAATCAGCACCATCCCTGCGGTCAGACCCGCCTCAATCAGCAGCGCCAGCCAGCGCGACACCCACCCGCCGCACCAAGCCAGGAACACGCCGGCCAAACCGGCGAACAAACCGACTCCGACCAGCGCGTTCGGGATGCCAAACAGCAGGTGAGCCTGCCAGGTCGTGAGCGAAGCCGAACAGCCAATCAGCGGGTTCAAATCGCATCCGAGATGCGCCGCGGGCTGCTTCAGCGTCTGAATTTCGGACAGCACCAGTTCCGCGCTCGCCGCCATCGCGATGACCGCCAGCGCTATCAGCAGCACGAGCGTGGGGATGCCGGGCCGGGCGTCGCGGGCATCCGGGGCTTCCAAATCGGCCGAGGTTTTCGGCTTTTTCGAGGTCACAAGGGAGGTCGCGGCGGTCGCTGCCGTCGAGGTCGCCGCGCCTGCCGGTTCTAGCTGTTCTGCCGGGTCTGCCGAGGTCGCAGGGGAATCCGAACCCACCTCTGCGGAGGCGGGCGGTTCGATTGGTGTACAGGCGGAGTCCGGCTCAGCCGAGGTTTCCGGGTCAGCCTGATTCTCCATTGCGTCAGGTTCCCCCGGCTCTTTCGAGGTCACAAGTGAGGTCGCGGCGGTCGCTGCTGTCGAGGTCGCCGGAGTTTCCGTAACCGCAGGCGAGTCCGCAACCGCGTGCGCATCCGGTTCGGGCGTTTGTGCCGGGCTCGGCGAGCGTGAGGAATCCGGGGCCGTCCCCTCATCGGGTTCTTGCTTCATGAGGATTATTCTAACTTTTATGTCCGCCCGCCGGACCTTGTGTTCCTGAACAGCGCTGAAATGGGGCATCAACCACGACGGCCGCGCTACAGCTCAGAAAAATCGCCGCGGCCCTAACCGCGCCCCTGGAACCGCCACAAAAACGCCGAAACTCCCGCAACTGACTTGTGCTCCCGTGCCCAACTAACTCGTAACGGGTTTAGCCGACAACCTCACCAAAATCCGGGCCGAGCCGCTTGCCGAGTTCAGTTTGTCACGGGCGCCAGAATCCTGTAAACTAAACTTTCGTTGCCCCGGTAGCTCAGTCGGCAGAGCGTCTCCATGGTAAGGAGAAGGTCCAGAGTTCGATTCTCTGCCGGGGCTCGCTTCACGCTTGACGGTCCGCGCCGCTGAGCAGCGAGGCGGGGTAGCTCAGTTGGTGAGAGCGCACGACTCATAATCGTGAGGTCGAGGGTTCGAATCCCTCCCCCGCTACGAACCCGAAACGGGTAACCGCAGGGGATAAGCGATTAGAAAGAAGTAAAACAGTGGCTGCAAAATCGAAAGACATTCGCCCGAAGATTACGTTGGCGTGCACTGAGTGCAAGGAACGCAACTACATCACGAAGAAGAACCGGCGCAACACTCCGGATCGCTTGGAGTTGAACAAGTACTGCCCGCGTTGCAAGAAGTCCACGTCTCATAAGGAAACCCGCTAAGCGGTTTTTCACAAGTTTCCCGGCGTCGCCCCTGCGGTGACGCCGGTTTTTCGTGTCTCGCGAGCCCGGTCACAAGCGCGGTGCGCGGGTTTTGTGGGGGCGCAAGTGTGGGGTGGCGGTTTTTTCGGGTTGTGAGCGTGGGCGCTCGGGTCTTGCGGGTTCACAAGTGTTTTGCGGGGTCACCAGCCCGGAGCGCGTCTGCGTGGGGCGTGGTGCTGGGGAGTGGGTAAATGAAAGGGGGGCGGCCGCAGCCGCCCCCCAAACTTCTCTGCAGAACTTACTTCAGCAAGCCCTTGAATTGGTCAACCAGGGAATCAGAGACTACGCCGAAGCCGCCCAATCCCTTGAACTTGCCTGCCAGAGCAGCATTCGCAGCGCGAGCCGCCTTGGCATAATCGGTCACTGCCGCGGGAGCGGAACCGGCCTGAACCAGCAGAACCGGGCCAGCCAGCTCGGCCTTGTTGTCGAGGAAACCAGCCACGGTGGCATCAGCGGAGGCCGTGCCATTCGCAGCGTAGAGAGCCTTGGCATTAGCGCCGTTCGGGTACTGCGTCTTGGCAATCTCCAGGGCGGTCAGGTAGCGATCCGCACCAGCGATGCGGGAAGCCTTGGCGCCCGCTCCACCCAGGTATGCCTGAACGTCAGCATCGCTCGGGCCTTTCTCGGCAACTAATTTAGCGTTTTTCATTTCATACTCAGCCTTCAACAAAGCCGAATCCAGCTCGCTCTTGGTGGGAGCCATGTCATAGGCAGCCTGAACTTTTTTCAATGCCGACTTGTTAGAATCAGTCTGGCTAGCTTCAAACGCTTTCTGGGCAGCCTTCAAATCCTTTTCGAGGCTGTCTTTGGTGACAGTGTCTTTCAGAGCCACCCGGGTGGACACTAAGAATCCGAAGGCACCCTTGTCGGTATTTTGGGCAGCTTTTTCCGCAGCGGCTTTGTTGCCGGACAGGGCGGTGCCGTCGACTCTCAACATATCGCAGGTTTCGCGAACCTCACCGGGCAAGAGACGGGGGAAAGTCGATTCCAACGCGGCTTTCTTTTTTTCATCGTCGGTGGATTTAATCGGGGTGCACTTCGCGTCCTTGACCAGATCCTCCACAGTCTTGCCAGCGTAGGTGTACCATCCGTCAAGTTTCATTTGGGCTTCGCGAGCCGCTTTATCCAAATCGGCTTGAACCTTTGCTTTGGCTTGTTCCGCGTTCATTCCTGCACCGCCGCCAGCACCGTTGGCGCTAGCTGCCGCGCTCAATTCCGTGGGTCGAACAGCCCCTTCACCGCCCAGAGCGACAACTTCGGAGGGCTTCAATCGCTTGATTTCTTTCAGGGTTGCGGCGGGCAGGGTACCGGAACCGTCGGTCAACAGAATCGGAGCGTTATCGGTCATGGTGCCGCCGACAAGGGCATCGACCAAGGTCATGCCGTTAGCCAGGTACACCTTGGCGCTGGTCTTGCCCGAGGGGAACAGGTGCTTGGAAATCTCTGCTGCCGTCTCGAAACGGTTTGCGCCTGCCAGACGAGTGACCAGGGCATTGCCAGCGACCGCCTTTACCGCCGCATCGCTGACCGCACCAGTGCCACCCAACACCACGACTTTGGTGGCCTTTAACTTGGCGATGGCCTCGGCTACGTTCTTTTGTACGGCGGGCGAATCGTTGACCAGCAACAGGGGACCGCCGGGCAGTTTACCACCTGCGACCGCGTCAGCTTGGGAGTCTCCGCGGGACAGGTAAACCACGTCAGAGGTGCCAAAAGCGCTGGCTACCGAGATGGCGGTGTTGTAGCGATCCGAACCGGCGTAACGGTCAGCTTCCGTCGCCGCCACCGCGCTCATCGGCACGGTCATGGCAAAAGCAGCTGCGGCCGCGCTCAGAGTCAAAACAGACTTCTTCATGTTTGTATTTCCTAACTTGTTGGTTGGATGAATTCCGTACTCATCCTATTGATAACTTCGATATCTCGCAGGGGATGATAAACCTCCCACACCCTTAACACGTTTCAGAATCCCAGTTTCTGACAGGCGTCATTAACGGTATCACGTCTGGTTTTTGAAACAGGTCAACCGGATGCAGTGGGTTAGACTTAAACGGTGAGTGAAGAAACGACGAAAGACGAAAACCTGGCGGCCGGTGAGACGGAAATCCGCGCCACCTTGAAAGCTGCTCAGGAAACATCGAAAGCGATTGAGGCCGACATCGCGGCGGGAAACGTAGGAAAGTACCGCATTCTGACGGGGGACCGGCCCACCGGATTCCTGCACATCGGGCACTATTTCGGCACCTTGAAAACCCGGGTGGACCTGCAAAACCTCGGCATCGACACGACCGTGCTCATCGCGGACTACCAGGTCATCACTGATCGGGACAACCTCGGAAATGTGCGCGAATACGTATTAAACCTGGTGGCAGATTACCTAGCGGCGGGGATTGATCCCGAAAAATCCACGATTTTCTGCCATTCTCAGATTCCGGCCATCCACGAAATGCTGGTCATTTTCCTGTCCCTGGTGACCGAGGCGGAACTGCACCGCAATCCAACCGTGAAGGCGGAGCTGGAAGCCGCCGAGCGTCCCATGTCCGGGCTGCTGTTGACCTACCCGGTGCATCAGGCCGCGGACATTCTGTGCGCCAAGGCGAACCTGGTGCCGGTGGGCCAGGATCAGCTGCCGCACCTGGAGCAAACCCGCGTGGTGGCCAAGCGGTTCAACAAACGTTACCCGCAGCGCGACCCCGAGACCGGCAAAAAGACCGGGCGCGGCGTGTTGCCGATGGCACAGGGCCTGCTGGGGCAGGGCGCGATGATTCTGGGCACTGACGGCCAAAAGATGAGCAAGTCGCGGCATAACACGGTGGAGCTGCGCGCCAGCGAGGACGACACCGCGAAAGTCCTGAAAAAGGCCGTGACCGATTCGGATCGCCAGATTACTTTCGATCCCGTGCATCGTCCCGAAGTGTCGAACCTGCTGCTTATTGCTTCGCTGTGTACCGGGCGGACGCCCGAGGACATCGCCGCGGAAATCGGTGCGGGCGGCGGTGGGGCGCTGAAAGCCCTGGTGACCGAGGCACTGAACGAACACTTGCGCCCGCTGCGCCAGCGGCGCGCCGAACTGATGCAGGACGAAGGCTACTTGTGGAGCGTGTTGGCGCGCGGCAACGAAAAAGTCCGCGATGAAGCCAGCGATGTGCTGCGCGAAATGAAGGCTGCTATGGGAATGAACTACGGGGTGTGATGGAACCGGACGACAAGAAGCCAGAGGACTTGATTCGGCGCCGCGACCATGCTCAGGCCGTGGCCGACCGGATGGTGGAACGCGCCCTGTGGATTATCAACTTGGATAATCAAGGCGCGTCAGTGAGCCCGGAAACCCGCGATGAGCTGGTGGATGAGACGACGGATATGCTGCTGGAATGGGCTTATGAGGTCGGGGAAGATTCTTTCCGGGCCGGGGAGTTCAAAGGGCGTCCCGGGGCGGCGGGGGAGAATAAGCCCTATCCGTCCTCGCCCGCGAAGGCCAATCCCAAAAGTCTGGGGCGCCGCGACTATCTGTTAGACGAATAGGCGCATTCTACGGCGTGTTCGTAGGCGTGTTCACAAGGGCGGGTCACGAGCGCGTCCGGCGGCTCGCCGTCCACGTCACCGGTGACCCGGCCTCACTTGTGCGCTAACCCTGAGAGCGTACGTTTGCGTTAGCTCGCCCGCCGCGCTGGTTCGCGCGACCCCACTACACCGCAGTTCACACGGCCTTATGCGACACACGCCGACACGGCACGCATCGGCGCAACGCACTGACGCGGCGCCCTAGTGCTTTTGGACTTTGCGCAAGGTGTTCAGCAAATCGATTTTCTCGTCCCCGGAGGGATTGTCCGGCACTTCGGCAAAGAAAATCCGCATCGAGAACGGCGCCATCTTGGATCTCATGCCGCGCACGGTCACGGGCAGCTCGGAAATGACTTCCGCCAAACGGATTCCAGAACCCGGGGTGACCCCGACTTCCTCGGCAAACAGTGCGACCGGGTCGTTCGTGTCTTGATGCCGGGCAGAGGGCGCCGCAGAGTTTAAACCGGTCAACAGCTGCAGCTTTTCCCCCGCACTGCCTTCGCGGGCGCTCGGATCGGGCCAGGTGGAATCCCACACCAGCCGAAACACGCGGGAACGCGCCCGCGGGGGGTTAATCTGGACTTCGTCATTGGTCCCGTTAATCATGACCAGCAAATCCACGTCGTCCCAGGGTGCTCCGGAACGTAGCATCTGGAGGACGCGGTTGGCGGGATCGTGCCAGGCGCCGGGGGTCAAATGTTCGCCTTCGCGGTTGTACCACGACAGGTCCTGGAGCTTATCCCCGGCCTGGGGCATCCCGGAGGCGAACTCATCGGGGCGCATGACCGGGTGCTCGGCGCGCAGATGCAGCAGGTAGCGGGCAGTTTCAAACAGCCCCTTTTGCCAAGGCTGCCAACGCCAATCCAACCAGGAAATCGGCCCGTCCTGGCAATAGGCGTTATTGTTGCCGTTCTGTGTGTTCCCAAACTCGTCCCCCGCCAAAATCATGGGGGTGCCGGAGCTAATCGCCAGGGTGCCCCACAAGTTTCGCAAGGTTTTCAGCCGGTTTGTGGCGACTTTGACCATCTCGGTGCGGTTCAGCGGGTCGCCGTGGAAAGGTGTGGTGGGATCCATGCGGCTAAACCGGCGGGAGAAACCTTCGCCAGACTGCGGGTCGGGGCCGATTTCCGCGGCAGCGCTGGGTAGGTCCTCGTCCCCCAGTTCTTTGCCGCTCAGTACATGGCCTTCGTGACCGTGGTTCCACGAGTTATTGTTGTTCGTCCCGTCCCGGTTGCCTTCCAGGTTGGCTTCGTTGTGTTTATGGTCGAAAGTCACCAGGTCAGCCAGGGTAAAGCCGTCGTGGGCCGCGACAAAGTTGATGGACGCTCCCGGACCGCGGTTGTATTCGGCGATGTTGGAGCCGTACAGGTCAGCCGACCCGGAGACGCGGGTGGCGAGCTCGTGCGGGCCGTGGGCGTGACGGCCGTGGGCCAGCGCCGCCGCGTCGGTGAGCCAAAAACCCCTGATGCCGTCGCGGTAGCGGTCGTTCCAGTCCGCAAAAGGCGAGGGGAAGTTCCCAGTTTGCCACCCGTTCGGACCCATGTCCCACGGCTCGGCAATGAGTTTGCAGCCAGCCAGAACCGGGTCGGTCGCCATGCCCACAAAAGAAGGATGGCGCAGGGCGTACTGTTCCCGGTTGCGCCCCAGCGTTACCCCCAAGTCAAAACGGAAACCGTCCACCCCGACTTCTCCGGCCCAATACCGTAGGGAATCCAACAGCAGCGCCACCGACTCGGTGGACGTGAAATCGACCGTATTACCGCAGCCGGTGAAGTCCACCATCTGGTTGGGGTAGCCGTGATTCCACACGTAATAACATTGCGGATCCAAGCCGCGCAAGCTGAGAGACGGCCCCAGGGTGCCGCCCTCGGCGGTATGGTTATAGACCACGTCCAACAGGATCTCGATACCGGCTTGGTGCAGCAGTGAGACCATGCCGCGGACCTCGTCCAAGACGGCCTGGGGGCCTTGACGCTGGGCGGCTTCGGTCGCATAGGTCGGTTCGGGCGCGAAATAGCTCAGAGTCGAGTAGCCCCAATAGTTACTCAGGTTACGTTCCGCCAGAAACGGTTCGGGCATCTTGGCGTGAATCGGCAGCAGCTCAATAGCGGTCACGCCCAAGTTTTTCAGGTAATCAATGGTGACCGGGTTCGCCAAACCGGCGTAGGTACCCTGCAGTTCCGGGGGAATTCCGGGCAGTTGCCGGGTCAAACCTTTGACATGCGCTTCATAAATGACAGTGCGCCGCCAAGACGTGCGTGGCCGATCCGCTACCGGGAAAGAATGCGTGTTCACCACGACTGATAGTGCGTTGTAGTCCGCGGAATCCAACGGATCCATGGTGAGTTCGCGAGTCACGGGCTTTAGCTCGGCATCGACCTGATGGGCGTAAAGCTGCGGGCTGAGGACGGGGGGCTGCGTAATCGCTTTCGCGTAGGGGTCGAGCAGGACCTTTTGCGGGTTATAGAACACTCCCGCGTCGGGATCCCACGGCCCATAAGCCCGATATCCGTATACCTGGCCGGGACGTACGCCGCGAATGTTACCGTGCCAAATCCCGCGGAACGGACCGTGCAGCCGAATCCGGCGTTCGGACTGGTAGCGCCCATTTTCGTCCGGGGAGTCGAACAGGCACACCTCTACCGCTGTGGCTTGGTGAGAATAAACGGAAAAGGCGACCCCGGATTCTGTAATAGTGGGTCCCAAGTGGTGTGGGTCGAGTTTCGGTTCCTCCGCGACCACGTCAGTGGGAGCAAATGTCGGTGTCATCCCCTTCTTCTCGACAGTCATAGGTTCGACATTACCGGGAAAACGTCTCGCGTGCCGGACTTTATGAGCTTCGCCTAACTTGTGGCGGGTAATTCTGGCTTTTTCCGGTCGCGAGTTCTCCGTGGTCGCCCGATTTCAGTCACTGACGTTTTTCGTAAATGAGTTCCGGGGTCACAAGTGTGGTCCGCTGTCGGTAGCGGTGATGGTCGCCTGGGCGATGACTCGGTCTCCCTGGGGACTGTCCTGGTAAAGCACCAGAGACTGGCCCGGCGCCACTCCGGTAACCTCATCGGTGGGCTGTAGCGCCACTCGCAGTTCGGTGCCGCCATCTCCGGTTTCCAGATACACGCCCTGCGGGGTGACGGGTTTGCCGTGGGCACGGAACTGGATAGTCAATCCGGCCGGGTCCAACTGACCCTCACCAGTTGCGCTGAGCCCCAGACTGGTGGGGTCTATCAGCCAGTTCACCACCGGCCCGGCGTGAATTTCCGTGA
This region includes:
- a CDS encoding alpha-amylase family glycosyl hydrolase gives rise to the protein MTVEKKGMTPTFAPTDVVAEEPKLDPHHLGPTITESGVAFSVYSHQATAVEVCLFDSPDENGRYQSERRIRLHGPFRGIWHGNIRGVRPGQVYGYRAYGPWDPDAGVFYNPQKVLLDPYAKAITQPPVLSPQLYAHQVDAELKPVTRELTMDPLDSADYNALSVVVNTHSFPVADRPRTSWRRTVIYEAHVKGLTRQLPGIPPELQGTYAGLANPVTIDYLKNLGVTAIELLPIHAKMPEPFLAERNLSNYWGYSTLSYFAPEPTYATEAAQRQGPQAVLDEVRGMVSLLHQAGIEILLDVVYNHTAEGGTLGPSLSLRGLDPQCYYVWNHGYPNQMVDFTGCGNTVDFTSTESVALLLDSLRYWAGEVGVDGFRFDLGVTLGRNREQYALRHPSFVGMATDPVLAGCKLIAEPWDMGPNGWQTGNFPSPFADWNDRYRDGIRGFWLTDAAALAHGRHAHGPHELATRVSGSADLYGSNIAEYNRGPGASINFVAAHDGFTLADLVTFDHKHNEANLEGNRDGTNNNNSWNHGHEGHVLSGKELGDEDLPSAAAEIGPDPQSGEGFSRRFSRMDPTTPFHGDPLNRTEMVKVATNRLKTLRNLWGTLAISSGTPMILAGDEFGNTQNGNNNAYCQDGPISWLDWRWQPWQKGLFETARYLLHLRAEHPVMRPDEFASGMPQAGDKLQDLSWYNREGEHLTPGAWHDPANRVLQMLRSGAPWDDVDLLVMINGTNDEVQINPPRARSRVFRLVWDSTWPDPSAREGSAGEKLQLLTGLNSAAPSARHQDTNDPVALFAEEVGVTPGSGIRLAEVISELPVTVRGMRSKMAPFSMRIFFAEVPDNPSGDEKIDLLNTLRKVQKH